One Streptomyces sp. NBC_01237 genomic region harbors:
- a CDS encoding tetratricopeptide repeat protein, with the protein MRIFGKVRHRPSASWRQATDRAFTLIGDGRYEDAGALLTRAADLEPWLSESWFNLALLHKFRHDWEQARAAGLRAVALLDRESGAPDWWNVGIAATALQDWPLARRAWQAYGLKVPGSGQHNAASNTEPTGMELGSAAVRLSPEGEAEVVWGRRLDPARMEVLSIPLPSSGRRWGEVVLHDGVPHGERVTAAGPSYPVFDEIELWAPSPVPTWVVLLEAATEEDRDALEQLASDAGFAAEDWSSSVRLLCRACSESRMESDEGDGEHLDPHDHSEPGHPGPLGHRTAGDLWVPERECGLAAPAGLVRGLLDGWVADSPDSREWRDLEEVC; encoded by the coding sequence GTGAGGATCTTCGGGAAGGTACGGCATCGGCCATCCGCATCTTGGCGGCAGGCCACGGACCGCGCGTTCACGCTGATCGGCGACGGCCGGTACGAGGACGCGGGGGCGCTGCTGACGCGCGCGGCGGACCTGGAGCCCTGGCTCTCCGAGTCCTGGTTCAATCTCGCGCTGCTGCACAAGTTCCGGCACGACTGGGAACAGGCGAGAGCGGCCGGCCTGCGGGCCGTCGCCCTGCTCGACCGGGAGTCCGGAGCCCCTGACTGGTGGAATGTCGGGATCGCGGCCACCGCGCTCCAGGACTGGCCACTGGCGCGCCGGGCCTGGCAGGCGTACGGCCTCAAGGTGCCGGGCAGCGGTCAGCACAACGCGGCGTCGAACACCGAGCCGACCGGCATGGAGCTGGGCAGCGCGGCGGTACGGCTGTCGCCGGAGGGCGAGGCCGAGGTCGTCTGGGGCCGCAGGCTCGATCCGGCCCGGATGGAAGTGCTGTCGATCCCGCTGCCGTCCTCCGGGCGGCGCTGGGGCGAGGTCGTCCTGCACGACGGGGTGCCGCACGGCGAGCGGGTCACCGCCGCCGGGCCCTCGTACCCGGTCTTCGACGAGATCGAGCTGTGGGCGCCGTCGCCCGTGCCCACCTGGGTGGTGCTGCTGGAGGCGGCCACCGAGGAGGACCGGGACGCGCTGGAGCAGCTGGCCTCGGACGCCGGGTTCGCCGCCGAGGACTGGTCGTCCTCCGTACGGCTGCTGTGCCGGGCCTGCTCGGAGAGCCGGATGGAGAGCGACGAGGGCGACGGCGAGCATCTGGACCCGCACGACCACAGCGAGCCGGGCCACCCCGGGCCGCTGGGCCATCGCACCGCCGGTGACCTGTGGGTCCCGGAGCGCGAGTGCGGTCTCGCCGCCCCCGCCGGGCTGGTGCGCGGGCTGCTGGACGGCTGGGTCGCGGACAGTCCGGACAGCCGGGAATGGCGGGATCTCGAAGAAGTCTGCTGA
- the def gene encoding peptide deformylase, translating to MSQQETDEQISVDDEGFVVDTEDCEAREAAYRERGTSRPITVVGNPVLHKECRDVTEFGDELARLIDDMFASQRTAEGVGLAANQIGVDLKVFVYDCPDDDGVRHVGAICNPVLEELPPEARVLDDSNEGCLSVPTAYASLARPDYAVVRGQDAKGNPVKVRGDGYFARCLQHETDHLYGYLYIDRLSKRDRKDALRQMEEGTPRYEVVANG from the coding sequence ATGTCGCAGCAGGAGACGGACGAGCAGATCAGCGTGGACGACGAAGGATTCGTCGTGGACACCGAGGACTGCGAGGCGCGCGAGGCGGCGTACCGCGAGCGGGGCACCTCTCGTCCGATCACGGTCGTGGGCAACCCGGTGCTCCACAAGGAGTGCCGGGACGTCACCGAGTTCGGCGACGAGCTGGCGCGGCTGATCGACGACATGTTCGCCAGCCAGCGGACGGCGGAGGGCGTGGGCCTGGCCGCCAACCAGATCGGTGTCGACCTCAAGGTCTTCGTCTACGACTGCCCGGACGACGACGGTGTGCGGCACGTGGGCGCCATCTGCAACCCGGTGCTGGAGGAGCTGCCGCCCGAGGCGCGGGTGCTGGACGACTCCAACGAGGGCTGCCTCTCGGTGCCGACGGCGTACGCGTCGCTGGCCCGCCCGGACTACGCGGTGGTGCGCGGCCAGGACGCCAAGGGCAACCCGGTCAAGGTGCGGGGCGACGGGTACTTCGCGCGCTGCCTCCAGCACGAGACGGACCACCTGTACGGCTACCTGTACATCGACCGGCTCTCCAAGCGTGACCGCAAGGACGCGCTGCGGCAGATGGAAGAGGGCACCCCGCGCTACGAGGTCGTCGCGAACGGCTGA
- a CDS encoding D-Ala-D-Ala carboxypeptidase family metallohydrolase: MLRRTARVLLGLVMTIAFTVGGVFLTAGTAQADGCYTWSRTLSPGATGNDVVQLQIRVAGYPGYNSVLALDGSYGPATTAAVKRFQAAYGLAADGVAGPATQAKIYELQDNDCTPVHFTYGEHNTCNSTWAGGAVAAGTAKANALSTMWKLEALRHALGDQSIRVTSGFRSTSCNAAVGGATNSRHLYGDAADLGAGPHSLCTLAKQARNHGFNGILGPGYPGHGDHVHVNQGPSHFWSASGCGI; this comes from the coding sequence ATGCTCAGACGCACCGCGCGCGTCCTGCTCGGCCTTGTCATGACCATTGCATTCACGGTGGGCGGGGTGTTCCTGACCGCCGGTACCGCGCAGGCCGACGGCTGTTACACCTGGTCCCGCACGCTGTCGCCCGGCGCCACCGGCAACGACGTCGTCCAGCTCCAGATCCGCGTCGCCGGCTACCCCGGGTACAACTCCGTGCTCGCCCTCGACGGTTCGTACGGCCCGGCCACCACCGCAGCGGTGAAGCGCTTCCAGGCCGCCTACGGTCTGGCCGCCGACGGTGTCGCCGGCCCGGCCACCCAGGCCAAGATCTACGAGCTCCAGGACAACGACTGCACGCCGGTCCACTTCACGTACGGCGAGCACAACACCTGCAACAGCACCTGGGCCGGTGGGGCGGTCGCCGCGGGGACGGCCAAGGCCAACGCCCTGAGCACCATGTGGAAGCTGGAGGCCCTGCGGCACGCCCTCGGTGACCAGTCCATCCGCGTCACCAGCGGATTCCGCTCCACCTCGTGCAACGCGGCCGTCGGCGGAGCCACCAACAGCCGCCATCTGTACGGTGACGCGGCCGACCTCGGCGCCGGGCCGCACTCCCTGTGCACCCTCGCCAAGCAGGCCCGCAACCACGGCTTCAACGGGATCCTCGGTCCCGGGTACCCCGGCCACGGCGACCATGTGCACGTGAACCAGGGCCCGAGCCACTTCTGGTCGGCGTCCGGCTGCGGTATCTGA
- a CDS encoding GlxA family transcriptional regulator, whose protein sequence is MLKNVAALLLDEVHPFELGVLCEVFGLDRSDEGLPVHDFAVVSAEGPELRTHAGFTISTPHGLDRLEEADLIAVPAGSHFMEREYPEEVLDALRRAVERGARVLSVCSGAYVLGAAGLLDGRRCTTHWRHADELARRFPEAVVEPDVLYVDEGPVITSAGTAAGIDACLHLVRQAHGPDVANAIARRMVVPPHRDGGQAQYIQRPLPRTRCDTVGDTLAWMERHLDREMTVEQLAGLSHMSPRTFARRFQQETGTTPYRWLLRQRVLLAQHLLETSDETMDTIAGQTGFGNAAALRHQFVRSLGTTPNAYRRTFRGPAALSEAV, encoded by the coding sequence ATGCTGAAAAATGTCGCCGCCCTGCTGCTCGACGAGGTCCACCCCTTCGAACTCGGCGTGCTCTGCGAGGTCTTCGGGCTCGACCGCAGCGACGAGGGCCTGCCGGTGCACGATTTCGCGGTGGTCTCGGCGGAGGGGCCCGAGCTGCGGACGCACGCCGGGTTCACCATCAGCACGCCCCACGGCCTGGACCGCCTGGAGGAGGCCGACCTCATCGCCGTACCGGCGGGCAGTCATTTCATGGAGCGGGAGTATCCGGAGGAGGTCCTGGACGCGCTGCGCCGGGCCGTGGAACGCGGCGCACGGGTGCTGAGCGTCTGCTCCGGCGCGTACGTCCTCGGCGCGGCCGGCCTGCTGGACGGCCGCCGCTGCACCACCCACTGGCGGCACGCCGACGAGCTGGCCCGGCGCTTCCCCGAGGCCGTCGTGGAGCCGGACGTGCTGTACGTGGACGAGGGGCCGGTCATCACCTCGGCGGGCACCGCCGCCGGGATCGACGCCTGTCTGCATCTGGTGCGCCAGGCGCACGGCCCCGATGTCGCCAACGCCATCGCCCGCCGCATGGTGGTGCCACCGCACCGCGACGGCGGCCAGGCGCAGTACATCCAGCGCCCGCTGCCCCGCACGAGGTGCGACACGGTCGGCGACACCCTCGCCTGGATGGAGCGCCACCTCGACCGGGAGATGACCGTCGAGCAGCTGGCCGGCCTGTCCCACATGTCCCCGCGCACGTTCGCGCGCCGCTTCCAGCAGGAGACCGGGACCACCCCGTACCGCTGGCTGCTGCGGCAGCGGGTGCTGCTGGCCCAGCACTTGCTGGAGACCTCGGACGAGACCATGGACACGATCGCCGGACAGACCGGCTTCGGCAACGCGGCGGCGCTGCGCCATCAGTTCGTACGGTCCCTCGGGACGACCCCGAACGCCTACCGCCGCACCTTCCGCGGTCCGGCCGCGCTCTCCGAGGCCGTCTGA
- a CDS encoding ribonucleotide-diphosphate reductase subunit beta: protein MSSNDNKNLLDPGFELTLRPMRYPDFYERYRDAIKNTWTVEEVDLHSDVADLAKLSPGEQHMIGRLVAFFATGDSIVSNNLVLTLYKHINSPEARLYLSRQLFEEAVHVQFYLTLLDTYLPDPDDRAAAFDAVEEIPSIREKAQFCFRWMDSVEKIDRLETKADRRRFLLNLICFAACIEGLFFYGAFAYVYWFRSRGLLHGLATGTNWVFRDETMHMNFAFEVVDTVRKEEPELFDDELQQQVTDMLKEAVEAELQFGRDLCGEGLPGMNTESMRQYLECVADQRLTRLGFPPLYGSENPFSFMELQGVQELTNFFERRPSAYQVAVEGSVGFDDDF from the coding sequence ATGAGCTCCAACGACAACAAGAACCTGCTCGACCCGGGCTTCGAACTGACCCTGCGGCCGATGCGCTACCCGGACTTCTACGAGCGCTACCGGGACGCGATCAAGAACACCTGGACGGTGGAGGAGGTCGACCTCCACTCCGACGTCGCCGACCTCGCCAAGCTCTCCCCCGGCGAGCAGCACATGATCGGCCGGCTGGTGGCGTTCTTCGCGACCGGTGACTCGATCGTCTCCAACAACCTCGTGCTGACGCTGTACAAGCACATCAACTCCCCCGAGGCGCGGCTGTATCTGTCGCGGCAGCTCTTCGAGGAGGCCGTGCACGTCCAGTTCTATCTGACGCTGCTCGACACGTATCTGCCCGACCCGGACGACCGGGCGGCGGCGTTCGACGCGGTCGAGGAGATCCCCTCCATCCGCGAGAAGGCGCAGTTCTGCTTCAGGTGGATGGATTCGGTCGAGAAGATCGACCGGCTGGAGACGAAGGCGGACCGCCGCCGCTTCCTGCTGAACCTGATCTGCTTCGCGGCGTGCATCGAGGGGCTGTTCTTCTACGGTGCCTTCGCGTACGTCTACTGGTTCCGCTCGCGCGGCCTGCTGCACGGCCTCGCCACGGGCACCAACTGGGTGTTCCGTGACGAGACCATGCACATGAACTTCGCGTTCGAGGTCGTGGACACCGTCCGCAAGGAGGAGCCGGAACTCTTCGACGACGAGCTCCAGCAGCAGGTCACCGACATGCTGAAGGAGGCCGTCGAGGCGGAGCTTCAGTTCGGCCGCGACCTGTGCGGCGAGGGCCTGCCCGGCATGAACACGGAGTCGATGCGCCAGTACCTGGAGTGCGTGGCCGACCAGCGGCTCACCCGCCTCGGCTTCCCCCCGCTGTACGGCTCGGAGAACCCGTTCTCGTTCATGGAGCTCCAGGGCGTCCAGGAGCTGACGAACTTCTTCGAGCGCCGCCCGTCCGCCTACCAGGTGGCGGTGGAGGGCTCGGTCGGCTTCGACGACGACTTCTGA